The genome window TCAGGCAGCAATGCATGCAGCCGCTGCAGCAGGGAAAGGGCTCGAAGGCGCGCTTGGGGACCCTTCCTTCTCATCCAGGTGAGGGCCCCGTAGCGGCAGAGGTGCTCGGCCATCAACGGCAGAGGATCGGGCCGCTCGAAGGGCAGTTGCTCAAAGCGGCGCATCCAGTTGTCGCTGAGCCAGAGCAACTCAGCGCGCCGCTCGTCGGCCATGACCTCCGGAGCTGGATCAGGCCCGGCTTGATGGACCAGGAACTGGTACAAGCGAGGTGTCAGGTCTGCGAGATGGCCGGCCAGCTCCGCCTCGGACAATTGGCCGACCAGGGACTCCAGACGGCTGAACATCTGTTCCCAGCGGTCCTGATCGATCAGGACATCGTGCTGGCTGAGCTCATGGCGCATCAGGGCCTGCTCGAGGGCCTGGCGCTCCTCATGGGCATCGGCAGGAAGAGAGAGCAGAAGATCCCTCCACAGCACCGCCAGGGCCGCAGCGGGCAGGGGCAGGGAAAGGAGTCGAGGCAGGGAGATCCAGATACCGCTTTGCTTTTTCGCCATCACTTCGTTGCCATCGCGGTCTCCGCGCTCACCGCCGGGGCCATCGGGTCAAGGCTAAGCCGCTCGCAAGGGCAACCAGCCGGGCGGAAGGGGCGGCCGCAGCGACCCTTTGGCGTGCCGCTACTTCCTGATCCAGTCGGTCACCCCCGTGGGCCGATCGATCAGTTCGATGCCGTGGTTGCGCAGCTGGTCGCGCAGGCCATCGGCCCTTGCGTAGTCCTTGGCGGCCTTGGCCGTGCGGCGCTGCTCGATCAGGGCCTTGATCTCGGCCTCCGAGGGGCCACCGGCGGGTTCCGCCGCCGCGGGGGCGCTGGGCTCGGCCACAAGGCCGAGCACTCCGGCGAGCTCCACCAGCAACAGCCATTGGGCGCCCAGGCGCTGGTCGTCGGGGGAGGGTCGTTCCCCGTGCTCCAGCCGATGGGCCAGCGAGCGCAGGGGCCGGGCCAGCTCGAACAGCACCGCCAGGGCGCTGGAGCTGTTGAGGTCGTCATCGAGGGCGGCGATGAAGGCGTCGCGCTGGCGCGCCAACTCGGGGCTGGGCTCGGGGTCGGGCTCTGCCTCAGGACCGGCTTCCCAACCGAGGGCGGCTGCGCCGCCCACCGCCAGGGCGGCACCGAGGCCCCTCCAGCCCGTGGCGGCGGCCTCGAGGGCCTCGGCGCTGAAATCCAGTGGTTTGCGGTAGTGGGCCTGGAGCACGAACAACCGCAAGGTCATGGCGCTGACGCCACTGGCAAGCAGGGCGCGGATGGTGGTGAAGTTGCCGAGCGATTTGCTCATCTTCTGGCCGCCCACATTGACCATGCCGTTGTGCAGCCAGATCTGGGCCAGGGGTTTCCCTGTGGCGGCCTCCGACTGGGCGATCTCGTTCTCGTGGTGGGGA of Cyanobium sp. ATX 6F1 contains these proteins:
- the cysS gene encoding cysteine--tRNA ligase → MTLRLTNTLTRRTEPLVPLVPGKVSIYCCGVTVYDLCHLGHARSYIVWDVLRRYLIWRGYAVTFVQNVTDIDDKILQRAAEEGSSMEAVSERNIAAFQADMAALNILPPDRMPRATRCLDGIRALIGELEAKGAAYSADGDVYFAVTKAAGYGKLSGRDLNAQQDNASGRVSGAQEARKHHPFDFALWKGAKPGEPSFPSPWGPGRPGWHIECSAMVRAELGESIDIHLGGADLIFPHHENEIAQSEAATGKPLAQIWLHNGMVNVGGQKMSKSLGNFTTIRALLASGVSAMTLRLFVLQAHYRKPLDFSAEALEAAATGWRGLGAALAVGGAAALGWEAGPEAEPDPEPSPELARQRDAFIAALDDDLNSSSALAVLFELARPLRSLAHRLEHGERPSPDDQRLGAQWLLLVELAGVLGLVAEPSAPAAAEPAGGPSEAEIKALIEQRRTAKAAKDYARADGLRDQLRNHGIELIDRPTGVTDWIRK